In Electrophorus electricus isolate fEleEle1 chromosome 18, fEleEle1.pri, whole genome shotgun sequence, one genomic interval encodes:
- the LOC118242946 gene encoding hornerin-like has protein sequence MMWWSRGLWLFLAAAFLLRDTDGLGVWNKKPVPHWSSVAAWASMAQPQKVSNLPHQTKVEGSTSSAASMQSSSAFPLQGPEPSRTRTGQPSCVSSSQMDSSEAQTTSGSAGYYQSVFQGGQQFPGVVSQPQLLDSSGNVEARYWGQSSESVLSTPQISSSLFERDALHGGSSGSLDSVSSAQGFPSQYTSSWLYTAQSAPTHQHQGGYWAPSSGQSMHLPSEEPQPHVASPPQPESYQQLPHPSQTRPVSKPVSQTQTVGGALVSTSQQGSNEGQYQSSSWSASAPVMKSRLPFIPSQSTIVSSDTTSPSQQSASDSAQKGCTSSYGALPPWLAGTRQTSTLQSAQSQMQGSSVGLGVASTSQQSASDAPLKTDGPLSGTGQTQMQIMSSSSTSINQQSASDAAQKGCTSSNGALPPWLASTWQTSSAQSQMQPSSGGSGVSSTSQQSASDAPLKPDGPLSAQGAGTGQTQMQSPSAGLTSTSQQSSGDVPQMSSAYYGSLDPQGAGTWQPSAQTAQSQMQGSSVGLGVACTSQQSASDAPLKPDGPLSAQGAGTGQTQMQSPSSGLTSTSQQSSGDVPQTSSAYYGSLDPQGAGTWQPSAQTAQSQMQGSSVGLGVACTSQQSASDAPLKPDGPLSAQGAGTGQTQMQSPSSGLTSKSYSFTLDFPVHSF, from the exons ATGAtgtggtggagcagagg GCTTTGGTTATTCCTTGctgctgcatttctgttaaGGGATACAGATGGGCTTGGAG TGTGGAATAAAAAACCTGTGCCACATTGGTCCAGTGTAGCAGCATGGGCTTCCATGGCTCAGCCCCAAAAAGTCAGCAACCTTCCTCATCAGACCAAGGTGGAGGGCTCCACTTCCAGTGCTGCATCCATGCAAAGTAGTTCCGCGTTCCCTCTGCAAGGTCCTGAACCCAGTCGGACTCGGACTGGACAACCAAGTTGTGTTTCCAGCAGTCAAATGGATTCTTCAGAGGCTCAAACTACAAGTGGCTCTGCTGGGTATTACCAGTCTGTGTTCCAAGGTGGCCAACAGTTTCCTGGTGTTGTATCCCAACCCCAGCTGCTGGATTCCTCTGGTAATGTTGAAGCCCGGTATTGGGGGCAGAGCTCCGAGAGTGTCCTAAGCACCCCCCAGATATCCAGTAGCCTTTTTGAGCGTGATGCTTTACATGGGGGGTCTTCTGGCAGCTTGGACTCTGTATCCAGTGCTCAAGGTTTCCCCAGTCAGTACACCAGTTCATGGCTGTACACTGCCCAATCTGCTCCTACCCATCAACATCAGGGAGGCTACTGGGCTCCATCCTCAGGCCAGTCAATGCATCTTCCTTCAGAGGAGCCCCAACCTCATGTTGCTTCCCCTCCTCAACCTGAAAGCTACCAACAGCTTCCCCATCCTTCACAAACCAGGCCAGTAAGTAAGCCTGTGTCCCAAACCCAGACTGTAGGAGGTGCATTGGTTTCAACCTCTCAGCAAGGTAGCAATGAAGGTCAGTACCAGAGTTCCAGCTGGTCCGCTTCTGCACCAGTTATGAAATCGAGACTCCCTTTTATACCTAGCCAAAGCACAATTGTGAGTTCTGACACGACCTCCCCTAGccagcagtcagccagtgaCTCTGCCCAAAAAGGCTGCACCAGCTCCTATGGGGCCCTTCCTCCTTGGCTTGCAGGCACACGGCAGACATCTACCCTCCAGtctgcccagtcccagatgcagggttccagtgtgggtttgggtgttgcctctaccagccagcagtctgccagtgatgctccactaaaaactgatggacctctgtcaggcacagggcagacccaaatgcagatCATGAGTTCTAGCTCAACCTCCATCAAccagcagtcagccagtgaTGCTGCACAAAAAGGCTGCACCAGCTCCAATGGGGCCCTTCCTCCTTGGCTTGCAAGCACATGGCAGACATCTtctgcccagtcccagatgcagCCTTCCAGTGGGGGTTCTGGTGTGAGCTcaaccagccagcagtctgccagtgatgctccactaaaacctgatggacctctgtcagccCAAGGTGCAGGGacagggcagacccaaatgcagagccCAAGTGCTGGCTTGACctctaccagccagcagtcttccGGTGATGTTCCCCAAATGAGCAGTGCTTATTATGGGTCTCTGGATCCCCAGGGTGCAGGTACATGGCAGCCTTCAGCACAGActgcccagtcccagatgcagggttccagtgtgggtttgggtgttgcctgtaccagccagcagtctgccagtgatgctccactaaaacctgatggacctctgtcagcccaaggtgcaggcacagggcagacccaaatgcagagccCAAGTTCTGGCTTGACctctaccagccagcagtcttccGGTGATGTTCCCCAAACCAGCAGTGCTTATTATGGGTCTCTGGATCCCCAGGGTGCAGGTACATGGCAGCCTTCAGCACAGActgcccagtcccagatgcagggttccagtgtgggtttgggtgttgcctgtaccagccagcagtctgccagtgatgctccactaaaacctgatggacctctgtcagcccaaggtgcaggcacagggcagacccaaatgcagagccCAAGTTCTGGCTTGACCTCGAAGAGCTATAGCTTCACTCTGGACTTTCCTGTTCATTCCTTCTAA